A genomic segment from Coccinella septempunctata chromosome 3, icCocSept1.1, whole genome shotgun sequence encodes:
- the LOC123309529 gene encoding origin of replication complex subunit 1A-like, whose translation MARCHICSKQTSSTRDLGCSRCKNSFHLDCLNLSPEELTLVGAGWVCSYCKKEGRSLRSKPSSSTTQIDSQQFASASLSSDQFALLMGKLNEIYDDISIIKTNQQVLQIDLSECKSKLEKHSSEILRHSDTLATHSQTIDRYDLDIACCSSRFDLLAEGHRFVCSYWDS comes from the exons ATGGCCAGGTGTCATATATGTTCGAAACAGACTTCCTCTACTCGCGATTTGGGATGCTCTAGGTGTAAAAACTCCTTCCACCTGGATTGTCTCAACTTATCGCCTGAAGAATTGACCTTGGTTGGCGCGGGTTGGGTGTGCAGTTACTGTAAAAAGGAGGGACGATCTCTTCGTAGTAAACCATCCTCCTCGACGACGCAGATCGATTCTCAACAGTTTGCGTCGGCTTCTTTGAGCTCTGATCAATTTGCTTTGCTTATGGGGAAGCTGAATGAGATATATGATGATATTTCCATCATTAAGACTAATCAACAAGTGCTTCAGATTGATCTTTCTGAGTGTAAATCTAAATTAGAGAAGCACTCGTCTGAGATACTTCGCCACAGCGATACTTTGGCCACCCATTCTCAAACTATTGATCGATATGATTTGGATATTGCCTGCTGTTCCTCCAGGTTTGATCTCCTGGCTGAGGGTCACAG ATTCGTCTGTAGTTACTGGGATTCTTGA